The segment tttgagatagggttcctctgtgttaatccttggctgtcctggaactttgttctgcagactgggctggccttgaactcacagagatccgcctatGTCTCCACATCTGAgtagtgggattaaaggtgtgtgccaccactaccagGCTAAAAATTCTTACCTCatcttcctgagtactggaattacagatgtgtgttatGCTATGTTTGAACTAATGAACGATCTGGACTGATAAGCAGTTCCAGTAATAGTAAGTCAGCTTGTTTTAAGAGACTTGAACCCAAAGTAAATAGTAACTAGAAGAGGCATTGAAACAGTCAAAAGACCCTTCTCCAACTTTGCCTCAAGGACAGAAGTTCTGCTGGTATTCACTGCAAACCTTATATTCAAGGACAACTCTAATTTGAAGATTATGGCTTGGAGCTTCACTCCTTTATCCACAGTATTTGGGAGTGGAGGAAGGATCAGTATTTTAAGGTCAATCTTGACGACATATCAGATTCCAGACTAGCCTGGGATATATTAGACactgtctttttaaagaaaagtctgggtaggtaagatggctcagtgggtgaatgCACTTGGCCTGCAAGCCAGATAGGGTGTATAAGTAGAGACAGTCTTCCCAAAGTGTTCCGACTTTTTCATTGACAGAGCACACAAGCAAGACACAAAAACAGACTTTAGGAAAAAGTCTTTTACCGACAGTTGCAGAAGCAAACTCAGATCACGTGACCCATTTTGAAGTCAGAAGACTTAATTGGACTTAAGAACTGTGCAGGGGGGAGGGTCCACAGCTCTTTAAGCATTAGATGTCCAGCTTCGAAATTCACTTAATGTGTAAACTGCATTTATTAATTCCTTTGGTTCCACACATCCGACCCTGTCACTCGATGTGCTCACTAAACGCATTCCCCCAACCGCAGCAACCTGTGCCTTGGAGAGagtcctggtatgtctcctgaaTCCCGACTTCATGTCTGGAGCACCAAGAAAGGTGCCTTACAGATTCCCACGACCATGGGCAAGCTCTGGTGTCATGCTGACCTGCCGTCGCCTCTAACTGTCCAGTTCCTCCTCCAGGCCACGTTCTCCTTCGTGGCTGCGGCGTCCTTCAGGGTAGCCATCACCAGTTCCTTGGTCCTGACTGCTTCGTCCCTGCGCCGCGAGTCCCTTTCCGGCATCTCCTGTGGGCAAGAAGTATGTTTGCATCCCGGAACAAAAGACAGGGACTCTCCCTTCGCACACCCACCTCGGGGAGTCCGGTTGTTTCTACCTGCAGCATTAACTGCTTCTGTAGTTCTCCTGGGGTCACTAAGGCAAACAGAATAGAACCCACGCCACCTCCCGCGCCTAGCACTGCAACTACAGCCAGTGCTTTACGAGCTGCCTCCATGGCGAACTACACTACAAACGAGACGCCGTCCGCACCCTCCCGCAGCCTAGAAGGGAGCCATGACATGTCACCGATTCCTACACGGGCTAGAGCGACCTAGGGGCGGGGAGGGGCCTGGCCTAAAATCATAGAGAACAGCTGGGCTAGAGAGGCCGGTCCCTAGAAGTGTTTCTTTTGGGtaaaacactctcacacacacaaaataatgggaaaaaaaaaagttggagctggagagatgcttcagaaGTTAAgaacgctggctgctcttccaaaggaccttgGTTCAGTTCCCCAGTATCTCACAATTGTCTGAAACTCCAATCGtaagggatctgacactctcataCGTGCCAACAAAaccaatgcacattaaaaaagaaaaaatagcgcTAAGTACCATTGGCTTCCAAGAGTGCATGGTTGCTATGGATATTACAATTGCCAGCATTTTCCGAGAGGGATAGCACATACCTTGGAAGACAGAGTCAGGTGAATCAAAGAATTCAGgggcagcctgctctacaaagtgagttctaggacagctaggactacgcAAATCAATAAAAGACTGTTCAACCGGTGTTTTACGTATACAATGTAAACTAACGGCTAACACCTGAGATCTCAGTACTTAAGGAAGGTGAATCTGATTTGGAGGCCAATCAAGACTTCGTtgaaagaccttgtttcaaaacaaacaaagtgcATAGGGGTTAGGACAAAGAACAATTCAAAACCATGTGTACAGGATAGgaaacagatttttgtttttctcttcagagTATCAGGCAAGCTTGGTACCACCATATATATGCTTATTTAATCTGCCCCCCTCCCTTTAAGGGCTTGTaggatttcactttgtagtcCTGATTGCCCTAgatctttctatgtagaccaggctatccttgaggTCTCAGGATTTTGCCTGCCTGTGCTTCTTGAGAGCTGGAGTTTAAGGCTTATGCTAGCAAACCTGGCTCCTCTTCTTCGTTGCTGTCATCTTCGTCGTTGTCGGAGTCGTCGTAGCGGTAAACAGGTTCTTAATTCTCTTCACTGGTTTTGAAGTCTAAGAAACCTTGTATTTACAACCTCCTGCCTTAATCTCTAGAATCCCTGGGGTTTACAGACCTGTACTACTTTGCTTACaaatctgaattttttttcagtCCCATAGATGGAGTCAGAACCTTGTTATCACTCTACCACTGAATGACAGCTCCAGTTTAAttgactttccttctttctttctcctcccttccttccttccttccttccttccttccttccttccttccttccttccttcctatgtagacagggtctcactatgtaaccctgggtTTTACTTTATAACTGGCTGGCtggaaacttgctatgtagaccaggttggccttgaactgacagagatccatcagcctctgccttctgagttctgggactaaaggcatgggcTATCATGTGCCTTTAAGTGTACTTTAAGTAAACAAGTAGCCTGTTGCTTTTTCTCCTTTGGcattggtgggttttgttttacttttacatTAGAAAAGCTGCAATTTTTCATAACCTGCTAAGTTATAGTCTAGAGAAGAAAATATTCCCTAGATGTGTTATTCTCAGAAAATTGTTCTTTGTATCTTGGTTTCTGTATTAGAAAAATACGACTTATCATTTCCTTACACTGTTTAGGCTACAGAGATGAAGGTCTAATCATGTACCGGCTGAACCATCTCATGTGCCTAAAAAATGATATTCGTTACAATAAATGTCTCATAGTTTAATGATGCTTGAGTATATACAtcgtgtttgtttctttttttttttctttttttcttttcttttctttttttttttttttgagatagggtttcagagtttttctgtgtagccctggctgtcctggaattcaatttgtagaccaggctggcctcagactcagagatctgcccacctctgcttctCTAGTGCTACCATTAAAGGCAAGTAGCACCAACACTTGACTGATATTGAGACTATTTTAAAGAATTCGGCTGATATGCAGATATGCAGAATGGTAgcggtacatgcctttaatcccagtacttgggagtcaTAGGGagacagatctcttgagttcaaggccagcctggtctacagagtcagttaCAGGATAATCAGGGATACACAGCagaacactgtcttgaaaaacaacaaacaaacaagctctTGGCAGGCtaggggagaaggctcagtggttaagagcactgactgcgagGACCTGGTTTGGTTTGATTCCCATCACCCTCacggtgcctcacaaccatctgtaactcctctCCTGAGATATCCAATGTCTTTTTCTGGTCTCCGTGACAGAAGACACACCTGTAGGCAAAATacctgtactctttttttttttggagctggggaccgaacccagggccttgcgcttcctaggcaagcactctaccattgagctaaatccccaacccctaaaatacctgtactcataaaaataaatataattttagtaaTAAAAAGGGTccctggtgggctggagagatggctcagcagttaagagcatatcTGCtatcccgaggtcctgagttcaaatcccagcaaccaggtggtgtctcacaaccatctgtaatgagatctagtgCCCACTTTTGGTGTGACTGAAGActgctgcagtgtactcatataaataaaataaatttttttaaagaaaagaaagagtagaAAAATTTCCATGTACAGTaaacatatacattaaaaaagggTCCCTGGGAAATAGCAAAAGCCACATAAGTACTCATTAAATAACACACAAACAGGCCCAGGAATGGAAAGATAGCTCAACTGTGGAGAGTACTAGCTGATCTTCCAAAGGATCTGGgtccagttctcagcatccacgtGCCAGCTCTGTAACTCCAGAGCTAGAACTTttgataccctcacacagacaggaaaaacaccaataaacattacatacatttaaaacaacaacagcaaaatccCAAACCAAACCCACTTGAGAAAACCAGTAAAGAAGGAGTTAGGAAATCCATCCTCACAGCTCTTTATTTATAGGGCTTTAATCCAGATGCCCTTGTCTCCTACCTTGACTACCATCCCCAGTGTCTCAGGGAGTAAACAGAATAAAGCCCTGTCTTTCCTCTTTGGCTTCTCCCTCCCATGGAAGGCCCACAATCTCCCAGCAGCTCATCATCCCTTCCTCAGCAGTGATTAAGGGGCCTTCTCCAAAGAAGATTAAAGCCAGTCTGGGTGGGCACTGGGCACAGGTACTTGACCCAAGTCCAACCTTCTACTTCTTAGAGAGTCACTGCCATGGCTCTTGTGCCGGGGAGTAGCAAGGATGGACCTTGGTCTGGAGAAAACCCAGACTCTTCATGGCATCCAGAAAGTCCCCAGTTGGCCACTCCTCTCTCAAAAACCAGAGAAAAGCCTGGCAGATGTGAAGGTCATCAGGATGTTGAGGTGAGTATTACTATAGCGCGTCCTGGGACAGACTCATCTTCGAATTGTGCCCAACTCCCCTGCTGTACTTATGCAGGTGTCTCAAAAGCCCCGCCTGCCCTCTATTGTGGTAGAGGCCTCAGAGGGGAATGAGGAAGATCAGGAAGACCACCAGTGGCCACATGAGGACTTGCTGGTGCTCactgatgaagaagaagatgcaGAAGCTTTCTTCCAGGATCGAAGTGAAGAGCCAGGTGAAAGTGGTGGCTTATTCATTCAGGCCACTGACATCTAGACTTTTAGACCCACAGTAGATGTCCAGGAATGTTAGAAATAGGAGGCGTGGTGTGCTTTAGGAATAAGGTGCATAATAGCATGCAGGGAACCCTGTGTTCCAATCccagtaccacacacacacacacataatacgcacacacaacacacataacacacacactcatcttacacataacacacacaccacacataacatacacacacaccacacataacacacacacataccccacacataacatacacatacacacacataacacacagacataccccacacataatacacacacaaataccccacacatcacacacacacacacacacacacacacacacacacacacacacatgacacataacacacagacataccccacacataatatacacacacacacacacacacacgcacacacactgggTGAGAAAAGTCTAGGCAGTTGAAGTTGATACCATTGATGAACACTAGTGGACAATTAtgatgttttgtgttttttttgaaGACATCTCACTACATAGCTCATACAGTCCTCAAACTAAAAGTcgtcctgcttcagcctccgaACTGTGGGATTCAAGCCTCTAACACCATGCCCGGCTTGTTTGTTTGCTCGCACCTTTATTTAAGCACTGAACCGAGAACCCAGAGAGGCGCTGTACTATTTCACTACTTTTCCAGTCCTTTTTCatttaaatcattaatttattTGACACAGGCTCACCCTgcaccctggagctcactgtgtgacccaggctggccttgaactcatgtaaTCCCTTtacttcagccttctgagtatcTGAGATTATTACAAACCTGAGCCACAGGCTCTATTCCCTCTCTGATTTAGAGGGCTATTCTGATCTTGGAATGATTggcatctctttaaaaaaaaaaagaattttatctgAGTGATaatggtgtatgcctttaatccacaaactcaagaggcagagataaAGAGggctctgagttcgaggccagtctggtctacagattgagttcagggtcagctagggctacacagagaaactctgtcttgaaaaaaaaaatgtttttaaatatatctggGTATGGTGGCTTCTGCCTTTAATCCAGACTCTCAGGAGGcatggcagatctctgtgagttcgaggccagactggtctacgtagtgagaaTGTGTCTCCAAAAATGAAACATAGTATTTTTCATTTACTCGTGAGTGTGGGTACACGTGcaccatagtgtgtgtgtatgtgtgtcagaggATGACTTGTAGCTTGCTCTCTCATCCCACCTCGTGGGATCTGGGCACTAAACTCCTGCCGGTGATCTTACTTGTGGAGCGACACTTTCTACTACTTGTTTGCTTGgtttgtgttttctgttgtttgtactgttgaggattgaacccagggctttaaaacattttctaaaaatgtGTGTAGCTGGGCCAAGGGTGATACACATTTAATCTCAGCAgatcgaggcagaggcaggatctctgtgagtttccacacagtgagttccagaccagagcTATACATTGAGAGcctgtgtcaaaaaaacaaaataatggggttggagagatggctggattgctcttccagaggtcctgagttcaaatcccagcaaccacagggtggctctcaaccacctgaaatgagatctgatgccctcttctggtgtgtctgaagacagatcaTGTGGGTCTTAGGGATTAAACACCCTTATACTTAGCTCATGTGATCTTTTGCTGGCTAAGCCACTTTACTAGCCCCACACACCAAGGTCTTTTGCTTGTTAGGTAATTTATCAACCACTGAGCTTCACCTACGGCCTTagtctgcttttgtttctttgctttctggAGACAGGATTCATTATTTATCTTGTTTGGCTTGGGTCTTGCTGTTATCTTATTCACAGTGCTTAATACTTTTATCTTAAGAGTTTTCAGAACAACTCAATTAAGCAGACAATTTCCctttataaatgagaaaatggctggagagatggctcagtaggtagtgCCTGCTTTGCAAGCATgtggacttgagttcagatctctGCTATTCACACAAGCACCAGTTGGGCATGACAGCTTAGCGGCGAGCAAGGTGTACTCTAGAGGGTGAGATCAAGCAAGCTACCTAGTTAGACTAGTTCAAGGGCAATCGAGGAAGATACTCGATGTcagtctctggcctccatacctGCAGGCACTCTTCAACACAAAGATACACAAACTACCAACCCTACTCCCGCAAGCTGGCCAGTTCCACTGACCCAGTCCTGGATTAGAGGTAGAATATAAAGGCAAAATAAAACGCCTTTGTCTAATACACAGATAGAGGCTCAGCAGTTCTATGAGAGACTGCTGCACCTTTGTGAGGGCCTAGGTTTGTTTCCTAGCACTCATGAGgtaattcacaaccatctgtaactccagatctaggGGATCAGATTTCTAATCTcatgcaccaggcatgcatacGGTACAAGCCAAAATAGCtaactcttgggctggagagagatggctcagtggttaagagcactgactactcttctagaggtcctgagttcaattcccagcaaccacatggtggctcccaaccatctacagagatctgatgcctccttctggtgtgtctgaagacagctacagtgtacttgtgtataataagtaaatcttaaaataacTGCCTCAAATCAGTCAAGACACAGAATATCAAGAATATTTAATGTTCACAGGCTAACTTTCCTCCCAGGTTGGGCCTGGATCCCACAGGACCCCACATCTCCTTTAAGAACATTTAACCCTGGACTTGGCTGGGGtcaagaacaagaagaggaagatgcCTCTTGGATTCCTGAGGgtatagagggtcaggaaactACTAATCTCTGCCCTCTTTGGGACCCAACAGGGTCCTGCATCTATAGAACCCGATTTATGGAATATTCCCATCTCCCACCTCCCAGTACCTTTGGGGGTAagtattgttttttttcccccttcatcTCCAAAGCTCTTTGACCTATTCTAGGCTACGAGACACACAATTCATTGGTATTGGATTGAGCTCAGTCAATGATGTTGGATCTCCCCAATCCCAGCCATTATCACCCTCAGGCTCCAGAGTTAGAAACCAGGACACAAATTGTGCAAACCTGGACTCCATTCCCAAGTACTAGCTATTCATAATACAATGACAAAATCCCAACTCTATGCTAGACCAACAGCAACTCTCAGAAATCTTTTAAGATTTAACTGTCCTTAAAAGTGcttaactggggctggggatttagctcagtggtagagcgcttcgcaaggccctgggtttggtccccagctccgaaaaaaagaaccaaaaaaaaaaaaaaaaaaagtgcttaacTTTTATACCTAGTTTTACTCCAAGCAGGGTAACTGAACAGGAGCATCCATGAATCAGGCAAACCACCCTTAGCAACAGTATTCAGGATGACTGGAAGGAACGTAAGGATAGTAAGGCTCCCTCTCAGATTCTGCAAAGGTTTGGCAACGACCTCCTTGTGAGAGGCGGTTTTTGTGAGTCTCCACCCCCGGAGACAAGTCCACTCCTAGAACATCCACAGGGTGGGTGTAGGCCCGTGCAGGATTGAGACCTATTTTACTTCCAATAGCCCCGTGGGAAATCTGTGCCTCATGCAACAGTTTAGATGCCAGGCAGTTTGAGGGTAAGTGTGGAAGGCCACATGCTACCCCAGGTTAGTTCTGGGATTACACGTGTGCACCCTTATGTTTGGCTTTTTATCACACCAGTCAACTACAGATTAAGATTCCCTGGTCTTTAGGATCGCACCTTCCAGGCTCAGGCTTGCATATCCCCGCACCTGGGTCGATATTTGGTGAATTCCACTCAAGAATCTTGAGTCTCCCATAAGTTCGACCACAGATCTTTAGTAAATACTCACCCGCACTCCCAACATGTGCTTTAAGTCCTAAAGATCGCAAATTCCGAGtcgcaggaaaaaaaaagaaacgcaCACAGGGTTCTTACGGTTCACAGACTTTATTGGTTCAACAATGAACAGCAAAGAAAACGTTAACTATCACTCCGGGGGCATCATGtagacctgaaaaaaaaataaaaagcgtTGAGTAATTTAGAGGGGACTGCCGGACTTAGCTGCATTTCTGCACGGAGGTGTTCCGGCGTCTGAGGATAGAACCTGCGAACGGGAGACCGCAAGCACCGAAGACATAACACCGAGAGGGCCGGAGCCCTTTCTTCTACCTCCGTACATTACGGGGAGCGGGACCGCACGCCCGTTCCCCGCCAAGAAAAGGAGGATCTTCAAAGTCAGGCCCAGACCCCAGTAGCTCCCAACTGCCCACGCACAGAAACGCAGACCCACCACTTACGTGAAGGCCACCCTTTGAAAGGCCACAGAGCGCGCGGAACAACCTTATATAGGCCTAGTGCCCGCCTCCAAACTGTGATTGGTCCGGGGCGTCAGAGGGCGGGGTCTTGTGCGCGTGGCGGAACCTGCTAGTGGAGCGGAAGTGTGGCTCCGGAGTGAGCCTCGGAGTGTAGCAATGGCACCTCCGGGAGGAAAGATCAATCGTCCTCGGACGGTGACTGGACTGTGGGAGTGGGAACCGTTTTCCCCTTTGTTTCCCTTTGCTTCCCAGCATTTTCTCTCCGGAAACAGGATCAGTTGGGGCCTTGGTTGTTAGGTGCGGAGGATCCCGGGTGGGCGTGCACCACTTTACGTTTATGCGCATCCTTTTTCAAATGCAGGAGCTGAAAAAGAAGTTGTTCAAGCGCCGCAGGGTACTAAGCAGGGATCGGCGACGGAAGCGCCTGGTGGTCGGGGCTGTGATAGACGAAGGGCTGACTACGAAACACCACCTCAAGAAACGTGCGTAAGTACAGTATTAGCCTCCTCCGGTTGGTCATTCCTACCTACTTCCTACCAAGCTGCAGAACAGCCCAAAGCTCTCCAATTTTCGCGTTCTCGTTCACGTTTATGCAGGAACTAGTTGACAGTTAGTTTCCAAACTACAGCGTCTTCCAATACCATTGCTcacagggttttgttgttgctgttgtttgttttgtttcgatTTTTcaagcagagtttctctgtaaccttggctgttctagaactctccgagttgaccaggctggcctcgaactcacagatccatttgcctctgtctcccaagtgctgggattaaaattgtgcaccaccaccacccagctgctCACAGGATTTTTTTAGGTTTGGATTCTACTAAGAAACTAAGGAAGGCTGTCTCCAACCCTAGAAATGGTTAAGTTAGGTTTTTGAAATAAAGGCACAAATGTAAATGCATACTATTAAGTTACTGGCATAATACTATTGAGGTACATATTGAAATCAAAATAACTGTTAAAAGTCCAAgtgttggggctagagagatgactcagaggctaagagcactgactgctcttccagaggtcctgagttcaattcccagcaaccacatggtggctcacaaccatctgtaatgggatacgatgccctcttctggtgtgtttgaagacagctgcagtctcctcatatacattaaataaataaaccttaaaaaaaaaagtccaagtgTTAGAGTTCACTGAGGATATTAGAGCCCATTAAGTAATTTGAATCCAGAGACTATAAAACTAAATCAGGCATGATGCTTCCTGCTTTTTCAAATTCCAGTGCCAGGAGTCTGAGACAGAAAGGTTGGCTGTTTgttggctagcctgggctacttagcgAGATGTTTTCTCAGCTAGGGTCACTTTTGAGGCTTAGGTTGGTACAAGCTAacctggatgtttttgttgtttcccGTGGCCCAGATCCAGTGCACGAGCCAACATCACGCTCTCTGGGAAGAAGCGCAGGAAACTCTTGCAGCAGATCCGACTTgcccagaaagaaaaagcagccaTGGAAGGTAAATCTGGGGCACAGAGGTTCCACAAAAAGAAGTCTGGATTTTACCtgagttttatctttttttttttttttttttttggttctatttttcggagcaggggaccgaacccagggccttgcgcttcctaggcaagcgctctaccactgagctaaatccccaaccccatggggagttttatctttaatgcttcctttttctttttgttcagtGGAAGTTCTCTCCACGTCAACCGGGACTAGTCAGCCAAAGCCCAAAcgacaaaagaagacacaagctCCCCAGGACGTAGATATGGAAGATCTTGAGGATAAAAGATAAAGTTCCTACCTCTTCTACCAGAAGATTCTCAACAGCACCTACAAGGATTTGGAGGACTTTGGAAAAAAATATCACCATATTTCATTCTCCCAGACACCTCTTCTATAATGGACCCTTGATCTCCCCTGGAGGTATATATTGGGATtgaagaggacagagaaagaCTGGAGAGGGCCCTCTCTAGCAGTTAACTCCTTTTGTAATAAAGCTCTAGTGCTTTAACTACCATGTGTGATGAAGCACAGTGGGGATGGGACATAGAGAAAGGCCTTCGAGTGTGAGTGGCGACACTTCAGAAGCAGGACACATTGTGAGCAACAAGAAACTAGGTAGTGaagggcatggtagcacatgcctttaattccaagatttgggaggcagaggcaggctgatctctgttcAAGGCCTCTTTGGTCCTcacattgagttccaggacagacaggacttTATAAGAcgctattttaaaaagaaactaggtAGGTCACTCCCCCGGCCCCCAACTTTCTAGACAGTGACACTTCCAACTTTGCATTTCTGGAAAGTAGAGATTATTAGAAGGAGAGCAGATAGGGAGGTAAGGATCTGATAATAGTCTTGACACTATTATAGTAAGGAACACCTTTTTTTTTGATAGTGGTGTTTAGGAATTCAAACCCAGGGCATCAGGCATTCTAAGCAACTATTGTGGCATCTACATCCTGAGTGCCTATTCCCTATCAGCACTCATGCTGTAAGATGTCAGTTCTGAGGacattgttttgattttaaagacagggtcttcctTATATAGCCCAAGTTTGGTTTGAACACATGATCTTTCCGCTTCTGCCTCCACAATTCTGGAATTATGGGTATGAGACATGTCCAGACCCCTTTCCTAACTTAGAGGGAGGCGGATGATGTAGCTCGGGGAGTAAGGGTGCTTGACCCAAGCCCGACAACCTGATTCCACCCCTCTTACCCTAATAGTAGAAGGAGAGCTGACTCCagtgttgtcctctggcctccacacttgTACCCTGGCAAGCATGGGCCCCCATACACACAGTAAATGTCACAGTAAAACAGTAAATTAGTCATGGGCTTGCCACATTTAATTTTCCATTCCTTATCAACTAAATATCAGTAACAGACAACTTGATGGTTTGAGCCCTTAGCTcaaagtatgtgtgtgcactttgTGCATTGTGCATGCTTGATGTTCTCAGAGACCAAAAGAGGctgttccctggaactggagtcaaagTTGCAAACTGCCAGGTAGGTGCTGGAGACAGCCTGGgctttttgagaaagtaccaagtattcctaaccactgaactatctctatTCCTACAGacaatttttatcttattttactttactatttatttttgagacagggtttttctgtagtcttggctgtcctggaacacccTCTATAATGTCTGTTAGTATTGCACGTACAactgcaagccagaagagggcatcggatcccattgcagatggttgtgagccaccatgtggttgctgggatttgaactcaggacctctggaagagcagtcggtgctcttaaccactgagccatttctccagcccccccccccccccccccggaacaCCCTCTATAAACCAAGCCGGCCTCATACTCATTGAGATCCACTTACCTCTATCTGTCAAATGCTGGGGTTGAATGTGTACAATACCACTGGCCTTAAACTTCTTTTTAGATTCCTCTCGTgggtatgaatattttgcctgcatggatgtatGTGCAGCATGTACCATGGAAATCAGAATAGGT is part of the Rattus norvegicus strain BN/NHsdMcwi chromosome 1, GRCr8, whole genome shotgun sequence genome and harbors:
- the Uqcc3 gene encoding uncharacterized protein LOC690344; the protein is MEAARKALAVVAVLGAGGGVGSILFALVTPGELQKQLMLQEMPERDSRRRDEAVRTKELVMATLKDAAATKENVAWRRNWTVRGDGRSA
- the C1h11orf98 gene encoding uncharacterized protein C11orf98 homolog isoform X1, with the translated sequence MAPPGGKINRPRTELKKKLFKRRRVLSRDRRRKRLVVGAVIDEGLTTKHHLKKRASSARANITLSGKKRRKLLQQIRLAQKEKAAMEGKSGAQRFHKKKSGFYLSFIFFFFFFFGSIFRSRGPNPGPCAS
- the C1h11orf98 gene encoding uncharacterized protein C11orf98 homolog, producing the protein MAPPGGKINRPRTELKKKLFKRRRVLSRDRRRKRLVVGAVIDEGLTTKHHLKKRASSARANITLSGKKRRKLLQQIRLAQKEKAAMEVEVLSTSTGTSQPKPKRQKKTQAPQDVDMEDLEDKR